The Jiangella sp. DSM 45060 genome contains the following window.
CGTGGTCGGCGGCCTCGCCGGTGAGGAGGCCGACGACGGCGTCGGTGGCGGGCAGCCCCGCCGCGCGCAGCCCGGCCAGCACGTCGTCGTGGTCGAGCCGGCGGCGCCGGGCGGCGGGCAGCGACCGGGCGGCGAGGTGCGGAGGGCGGACCTGGTTGACGACGACGGCGCCCACCGGGATGCCCGCGGCGTGGAGGTCGGTGACGGCGTCGGACGTCTCCTGGACCGGCATGTCCTCGAGCAGCGTCACGACGTGCACGGCCGTGCGCGGGCTGTGGATGAGGTCGGTGATGGAGTTGGCCTGCCGGTTGATCGGGCCGACCCGGGCCAGCGACGAGACCGACGTGGTGACGTCGAGGAACCGGACCACCCGGCCGGTCGGCGGCGCGTCGAGCACGACGGCGTCGTAGGCGAAGTGGTCGCCCGTGCGCCGGCGGGTGGCCTCGTACGCCTTGCCGGTGAGCAGGACGTCGCGCAGGCCCGGCGCGATGGTGGTGGCGAAATCGACGAAGCCGAGCTTGTCGAGCGCACGGCCGGCCCGGCCCAGCCGGTAGAACATCGCGAGGTACTCGTGCATGGCCTCGCGCGCGTCGATGGCCAGCGCATACACCTCACCGCCACCGGGCGCGGAGGCCACCCGCTGCTCCTCGTACGCCAGCGGTGGCACGTCGAACAGCTGGGCCAGGCCCTGCCGCTCCTCGACCTCGGCGATGAGCACGCGGCGCCCGCCTGCCGCCAGCGCCATGGCCAGTGCCCCTGCCACGGTCGTCTTCCCGGTGCCACCCTTCCCGGTGACGACGTGCAGCCGCACGCCCTCCCAGTCGCCCATACCCCCAGAGCCTACGGAACCGCGCGCACGTGCTGCGTGAAGGATCGGATCGACCGTCCGTGCAGCAGCCGCTGCAGCCCGAACCCGGCCGCCAGCGTGAGCCAGCCGCCGACCGCGTCGAGCACGTAGTGGTTGCCGGTGGCCGTGATGACCAGCACCGTCGCCAGCGGGTACAGCACGCCGAGGGTGCGCAGCCACTTGTTGCGGGCGAACAGGAACAGGGTGATGCCGCACCACATGGACCAGCCGGCGTGCATGGACGGCATGGCGGCGTACTGGTTCGACAGGCTCTGGAGGTCACCGGACGTCAGCGCGCCCACGGTCTGGTGGATGGCGACAGTGTCGTAGAACAGGCCGGACGGCAGCAGCCGCGGCGGCGCGAGCGGGTACAGGTAGTAGCCGAACAGCGCCAGCGCGGTGGTGAGCACCAGCACGGTGCGGGCCGCCCGGTAGCGGCCGGGGTGGCGGACGAACAGCCAGATCAGCACCGCACCGGTGACCACGAAGTGCAGGGACACGTAGAAGTAGTTGACGGTGAGGGTCAGCCACTGCACGGCGTGCACGGTGTGGTTCAGCCAGAGCTCGAAGTCGATGCTCAAGCTCTGCTCGGTGCCCCAGAGACGGACGCTGTTGGCGACGGCGCGGGCGCGGTCGTCGGGCACGCTGTTGCGGATGACGGAGTACACGGCGTAGAACGCGACGAGGATGCCGAGCTCGACGATGAGGATGGGGCGTCGCGGCGTGCGGATGTGGCGGACGACCCACCGCAACAGATCGGACGGGGTACGCGGAGGCGCCGGCGCGGGCGTGTCCCGCGCCGGCTCGTCCACGAGCGACGGATGTGCCACCCTGGTTCCCCCAGTACAGGTTCAGGTCGTCGTCAGGTCACGCCGGCGGAAGCCGAGCAGACCGATCCAGATGAGGGCGACCGCTAGCACACCCATTATGACAACCGCTGCCGTGTCGAGGTCTCCTCCTGGAAGAGTAGATGCGGCGTCGAAGGGCGAGATCTTCGTCACCCAGTCGGGGAACTGGAAGAATCCGCCCAGCACACCGACCACCACGCCGAAGGTCAGCACCACCCAGCCGAGGTGCACCAGCTGGGGCGCCCACCCGAACAGCGCGACGACGATCGCGACCACCAGCCAGACGCCCACCACGTGCGCCAGCGCGGTCCCGAGGAGCTTGCCGACCATGCTGCCGTCGTCGAGCGTGAGGGCGCCGGTGATGCCCAGGCCGAGGCCGCCCACCAGCATGATCAGCAGGCTGCCGCCGAGCGCGACGATCAGGTGACTGGCGGCGAACCGGGTGCGCGAGACCGAGGTGGCCAGCACCGGTTCGGCGCGGCCGGAGGTCTCCTCTGTGCGCAGCCGCAGCATGGACGTCAGGCCGTAGGCGGCGGCGAGCAGCGCCATCATCATCACGACCATGCCCATGAACCCGTCGATCAGGCTGCCGGCGTCGCCCAGGAAGTCCTGGATGGTGGAGTTGTCGGAGACGAACTCCTCGATCGACGGCGCGAGGCTGCCGTAGGCGACCCCGAACACCAGCAGGCCCACGCCCCAGCCGATGAGGCCGCCGCGCTGCAGCCGGACGGCCAGGCCCAGCGGCGACGCCAGGTCCTTGCCGGCGCGCGGGCTGCCCGGGCTCGGCTGCACCAGGCCGGCGCCGACGTCGCGGCGGCTGGTGGTGGCGTACGCGACGGCCATCAGGACCGCGGTGAGGGCGACCGCGATCAGCAGCGGCCACCACCGGTCGTCGACGTAGACCCGGGTGCGCTGCGCCCAGCCGATGGGCGACAGCCAGGACAGCCACTCCGCGCCGACGTCGCCGATGGCGCGCAGCGCGAACGCGACGCCCAGCGCGGCGGCGGCGAGCCCCGTCGCGGTCCGGGCGTGCTCGGTGACCTGCGCCGTCAGTGCGCCGACGCCGGCGAAGACGAGACCGACCGAGGCGACGGCGGCCCCGAACAGCAGCGAGCTGGACGTGGACAGCTCGTCCAGGGCGCTCGGCATCAGCAGGCCGAGCAGCAGGCCGATCAGCAGGTTCGCCCCGGCGACGACCGTGAACGCGGCCGTGGTGCCGGCGTGCCGGCCGAGGACCCCGGCCCGCAGCAGCTCGGTGCGGCCGGTCTCCTCCTCGGCGCGGGTGTGCCGGACCATGAGCAGGATGCTCATCAGCGCCATGGTGATGGCGACCCACAGCAGCAGCTCGTTCGCCGTCATGGCGCCGAACGTGTAGTTGTCCGTCCCGTAGGCGGGACCGGTCAGGGCGACCGTGGCGGGGTTGTCGAGCAGGTCGGCGCGGGCCTGCCGGTCGGCCTGCGTCGGGTAGGTCTCGGGGAAGGTCGGCAGGCTGCCGACCACCAGCAGGACGATGGCGCCGATCCAGATGGGCAGCCGGACGCGGTCGCGGCGCAGGATGAACCGGATCATCGTCGCCGTGCCGGTGAGCGTGGACCCGCCCTGGCGCCGCTGAGCGGCGTGCTGACGAGGCCGGTCGGCGGTGGTGACGCTCACGACGAGGCACCCGCCTCGGCCGCGACGCCCTCGGCGGCCAGCTCGTCGCCGTAGTGGCGCAGGAACAGCTCTTCCAGCGTGGGCGGCTGGCTGGTGAGGGTCTGGATGCCGAACCCGCTCAGGTGCCGGACGGCGCCGTCGAGCTGAGCGGTGTCGACGTCGAAGGTGACGCGGTGGTCCTCGACGACGAGGTCGTGGATGCCGGGCAGCTGGTCGATGCCGGTGACGGACCGCTCGGTCTCGGCGTGGATGGACGTGCGGGTGAGGTGACGCAGCTCGGCCAGCGTGCCGCTCTCGACGATCTTGCCCGCGCGGATGATGCTGACGCGGTCGCACAGCTTCTCGACCTCGGTGAGGATGTGGCTGGACAGCAGCACCGTCTTGCCGTCGTCCTTCCACTCGTCGATGACCTCGTTGAAGACGGCCTCCATCAGCGGGTCGAGGCCGGAGGTCGGCTCGTCGAGGATGAGCAGCTCGACGTCGGAGGCCAGCGCCGCGACCAGCGCCACCTTCTGCCGGTTGCCCTTCGAGTAGGTGCGGCCCTTCTTCGTCGGGTCGAGGTCGAACCGCTCGAGCAGCTCCTGGCGGCGCTTCTCGTCCAGCCCGCCGCGCAGCCGGCCGAGCAGGTCGATGGCCTCGCCGCCGGTGAGGTTGGGCCAGAGGTTCACGTCGCCCGGGACGTAGGCCAGCCGCCGGTGCAGCGAGACGGCGTCGTCCCAGGGGTCGCCGTCGAGCAGTCGTGCGGTGCCGGAGTCGGCCCGCAGCAGCCCCAGCAGGACGCGGATCGTCGTCGACTTGCCGGCCCCGTTGGGGCCGAGGAAACCGTGGACCTCGCCGGTGGAGACCCGGAGGTCGAGCCCGTCGAGAGCGCGGACCGTGCCGAAGGTCTTCACGACGCCGGCGACGTCGATCGCAGTTGTCATGCTGGCGACACTACACACTCTTCACAGTTTTGTGAATTGCTTTAAGTCAGTTATGGTCGGGTGCACAGGGGGTGGTCCGGAGTGTCCGCTGACGATCGCGAGCGCGCGCGCAGCCGGTTCGTCGAGCAGTTCGCGATGGTGCTCAACGACGCCGGCATGCAGCGCATGCCGGCCCGCGTGTTCGCCTACGTGCTGGCCTCCGACGCCGATTCGCACACCGCGACCCAGCTCGCCGACGGCCTGCAGGTCAGCCCGGCGGCCATCTCGGGGGCGGTGCGGCCGCTGATGGACATGGGGGTCCTGGTGCGCGAGCGGGTCCCGGGCGAACGGTCCGATCACTACCGCGTCTACAGCGACGATGTGTGGTCGACGCTCATCGAGCGGCAGGATCCGATGTTCCGCCACATCGACGTGCTGCTCACCAGCGGCTTGGGCGTCCTGGCGCCGGGCGCCGGTCGCCGGCGGGTCCGCGAGACGCGCGAGTTCTACCGCTTCATGTACACGCAGATGGACACACTGTCGGCGCGGTGGCGAGCGCACCGGGCCGAGGTCACGGCGTCACCGGAACCTGTTCGGGCCGCGTCGGGCGAGTGACCGGCGCCCGGCTGCCGCGCGCCAGCAGCACCACCCCGGCCATGGCGGTCAGCGCGGCCGCCACCGACAGCGTCACCTCGACCGGGCCGCCGGTGAACCGCTCGCCGAGCAGCCCGATGCCGATGGCCGAGGCCGTCACCGGGTTGACGATGGTCGCGGTGGCCAGTGGGGCCCCGAGCCCGCCGCGGTACGCCCGGCGGGCCAGCAGCAGCCCCGTCGCCGCCAGCACCAGCACCACGGCGCTGGCCGGCTGCAGGGCGGCGGACATGCCGGAGTCGCTGACCCGGATGGTCACCGTCTGGGTCAGCGCCGACGACACCCCAAACGTCGCGCCGGCGGCGAGCGCGAACAGCAGGCTGCGCCGGACCGGCCGCAGTGGGAGCCGGGCCGCGCCCGCGATGGCGACCGCGGTCAGCGCGACGACGGCGAGGGTGAGGAGCAGGATCTGCGTGGAGGTCAGCTCGCTGCGTGGTCGCGTCGGCGCGGCCAGCAGCAACAGGCCGGCGAGGCCGGCCATGCTCAGCGCCATGCCGCGCCACTCGCGCGGCGTGACTCGGCGCCGCGTCAGCGCCCACGACAGCACCAGCGCGAACGCGAGGCTGAGCACGCCCAGAGGCTGCACCAGTGTCAGCGGGCCGAAGTGCAGCGCGCCCACGTGCAGTGCGGACGCGCCGACGGTGAGGGCGGTGGGGTACCACCAGCGGCGCTGGGCGACCATGCCGAGCGCGGCCAGCGCGTGCAGGCTCGCAGCACCGGCGGCGAAGGCCACCGCGAAACCCGTGCTGCTCACCGCCGTCCCCCAATCCACGGCCGTGAGGCGGCTCGACCGCAACGCCCACGGCTCCACCGAGAATACGGTGGTTCGCCGGAGCGCGCGGCCTCGGCACCCCCGCCTGGAAGCCAACCTAGCGTGCATTCACGAAGTTGTGAAATGGCTGAACGTATGATGATGGTGCTCACTGCGAAGGAGGACGCCCGATGACCAGTCCGGCCACGGACGACGACCAGGACGCCCTGCTGCGGTTCGTCGAGCAGTTCGCGCTGGTGCTCACCGAGTCCGGACTGCCCCGTATGCCGGCGCGGGTGTTCGCCTACGTGCTGGCCGAGGACGCCGAGCGCTACACGGCGTCCGAGCTGGCCGAGGGCCTGCGGGTCAGCCCGGCCGCCATCTCCGGCGCGGTGCGCGCCCTGGTGCAGGCCGGTCTGCTGGCCCGCGAGCGCGAGCCGGGGTCGCGGGCCGACCACTACCGCATCTACGACGACGACGTCTGGGCGCACATCATCATGCAGCGCGAGCCGCTGCTGCGCCGCTACATCGCCGTCCTCTCCGAGGGCATCGACGCCCTGGGCGAGGGCCGCGGCGCGCAACGGATCACCGAGACCATCGACTACATGCAGTTCATGCGGGCCGAACTCCCGCTGATGATCG
Protein-coding sequences here:
- a CDS encoding ABC transporter ATP-binding protein; translation: MTTAIDVAGVVKTFGTVRALDGLDLRVSTGEVHGFLGPNGAGKSTTIRVLLGLLRADSGTARLLDGDPWDDAVSLHRRLAYVPGDVNLWPNLTGGEAIDLLGRLRGGLDEKRRQELLERFDLDPTKKGRTYSKGNRQKVALVAALASDVELLILDEPTSGLDPLMEAVFNEVIDEWKDDGKTVLLSSHILTEVEKLCDRVSIIRAGKIVESGTLAELRHLTRTSIHAETERSVTGIDQLPGIHDLVVEDHRVTFDVDTAQLDGAVRHLSGFGIQTLTSQPPTLEELFLRHYGDELAAEGVAAEAGASS
- a CDS encoding GbsR/MarR family transcriptional regulator, which produces MTSPATDDDQDALLRFVEQFALVLTESGLPRMPARVFAYVLAEDAERYTASELAEGLRVSPAAISGAVRALVQAGLLAREREPGSRADHYRIYDDDVWAHIIMQREPLLRRYIAVLSEGIDALGEGRGAQRITETIDYMQFMRAELPLMIERWQRHRAQYAQSSEVEE
- a CDS encoding DMT family transporter, whose protein sequence is MSSTGFAVAFAAGAASLHALAALGMVAQRRWWYPTALTVGASALHVGALHFGPLTLVQPLGVLSLAFALVLSWALTRRRVTPREWRGMALSMAGLAGLLLLAAPTRPRSELTSTQILLLTLAVVALTAVAIAGAARLPLRPVRRSLLFALAAGATFGVSSALTQTVTIRVSDSGMSAALQPASAVVLVLAATGLLLARRAYRGGLGAPLATATIVNPVTASAIGIGLLGERFTGGPVEVTLSVAAALTAMAGVVLLARGSRAPVTRPTRPEQVPVTP
- a CDS encoding phosphatase PAP2 family protein; its protein translation is MAHPSLVDEPARDTPAPAPPRTPSDLLRWVVRHIRTPRRPILIVELGILVAFYAVYSVIRNSVPDDRARAVANSVRLWGTEQSLSIDFELWLNHTVHAVQWLTLTVNYFYVSLHFVVTGAVLIWLFVRHPGRYRAARTVLVLTTALALFGYYLYPLAPPRLLPSGLFYDTVAIHQTVGALTSGDLQSLSNQYAAMPSMHAGWSMWCGITLFLFARNKWLRTLGVLYPLATVLVITATGNHYVLDAVGGWLTLAAGFGLQRLLHGRSIRSFTQHVRAVP
- a CDS encoding ABC transporter permease — encoded protein: MSVTTADRPRQHAAQRRQGGSTLTGTATMIRFILRRDRVRLPIWIGAIVLLVVGSLPTFPETYPTQADRQARADLLDNPATVALTGPAYGTDNYTFGAMTANELLLWVAITMALMSILLMVRHTRAEEETGRTELLRAGVLGRHAGTTAAFTVVAGANLLIGLLLGLLMPSALDELSTSSSLLFGAAVASVGLVFAGVGALTAQVTEHARTATGLAAAALGVAFALRAIGDVGAEWLSWLSPIGWAQRTRVYVDDRWWPLLIAVALTAVLMAVAYATTSRRDVGAGLVQPSPGSPRAGKDLASPLGLAVRLQRGGLIGWGVGLLVFGVAYGSLAPSIEEFVSDNSTIQDFLGDAGSLIDGFMGMVVMMMALLAAAYGLTSMLRLRTEETSGRAEPVLATSVSRTRFAASHLIVALGGSLLIMLVGGLGLGITGALTLDDGSMVGKLLGTALAHVVGVWLVVAIVVALFGWAPQLVHLGWVVLTFGVVVGVLGGFFQFPDWVTKISPFDAASTLPGGDLDTAAVVIMGVLAVALIWIGLLGFRRRDLTTT
- a CDS encoding ArsA-related P-loop ATPase; the protein is MGDWEGVRLHVVTGKGGTGKTTVAGALAMALAAGGRRVLIAEVEERQGLAQLFDVPPLAYEEQRVASAPGGGEVYALAIDAREAMHEYLAMFYRLGRAGRALDKLGFVDFATTIAPGLRDVLLTGKAYEATRRRTGDHFAYDAVVLDAPPTGRVVRFLDVTTSVSSLARVGPINRQANSITDLIHSPRTAVHVVTLLEDMPVQETSDAVTDLHAAGIPVGAVVVNQVRPPHLAARSLPAARRRRLDHDDVLAGLRAAGLPATDAVVGLLTGEAADHAERTALEQTQRALVDDLGRPVYELPRVADGIDPTALYELADALAEQGAV
- a CDS encoding GbsR/MarR family transcriptional regulator; translated protein: MSADDRERARSRFVEQFAMVLNDAGMQRMPARVFAYVLASDADSHTATQLADGLQVSPAAISGAVRPLMDMGVLVRERVPGERSDHYRVYSDDVWSTLIERQDPMFRHIDVLLTSGLGVLAPGAGRRRVRETREFYRFMYTQMDTLSARWRAHRAEVTASPEPVRAASGE